The following proteins are co-located in the Pelecanus crispus isolate bPelCri1 chromosome 5, bPelCri1.pri, whole genome shotgun sequence genome:
- the MMADHC gene encoding cobalamin trafficking protein CblD, translating to MASVLCNRARLVTYLPGFYSLVKRVVNPKAFSTAGSSGSDEPHVAATPPDLCPRTVWPDEVMGPFGPQDQRFQLPGNIGFDCHLNGTASQKKSQVSKSLPDILAEPSASERHEFVMAQYINEFQGTDVPQKQQINNAETYFENAKVECAVQACPELLRKDFESMFPEVNANHLTVLTVTQKTKNDMTVWSQEVEDEREMLLENFINGAKEICYAICSEGYWADFIDPSSGLAFFGPYTNNTLFETDERYRHLGFSVDDLGCCKVIRHNIWGTHVVVGSIFTNAEPDSPIMRKLSGN from the exons ATGGCCAGC GTGCTCTGTAACAGAGCAAGATTGGTCACCTACCTACCAGGGTTTTATTCCTTAGTCAAAAGAGTTGTAAATCCCAAGGCTTTTTCTACAGCAGGTTCCTCTGGCTCAGATGAGCCTCATGTTGCTGCTACACCTCCTGATTTat GTCCAAGAACTGTATGGCCAGATGAAGTAATGGGTCCGTTTGGTCCTCAGGACCAGAGATTCCAGTTGCCTGGTAACATTGGCTTTGACTGTCACCTAAATGGCACTGCTTCTCAGAAGAAAAGCCAAGTTTCAAAAAGTCTGCCTGATATATTAGCAGAGCCTTCAGCAAGTGAAAGGCATGAATTTGTAATGGCACAATACATAAATGAATTTCAG GGTACTGATGTTccacagaaacagcaaataaataatgCCGAAACTTACTTTGAAAATGCGAAGGTAGAATGCGCAGTACAAGCTTGTCCCGAACTGTTACGAAAAG ACTTTGAGTCAATGTTTCCAGAAGTGAATGCCAACCATTTAACAGTGTTAACTGTCACCCAGAAGACTAAAAATGATATGACTGTCTGGAGTCAAGAAGTGGAGGATGAGAGAGAAATGCTGTTGGAAAAT ttcaTCAATGGTGCTAAGGAAATTTGCTATGCGATTTGTTCCGAAGGCTATTGGGCTGACTTCATTGATCCATCCTCAGGACTGGCA TTTTTTGGACCTTACACAAACAACACCCTGTTTGAAACAGATGAACGCTACCGCCACTTGGGATTTTCTGTTGATGATCTTGGCTGCTGCAAAGTTATTCGTCATAACATCTGGGGTACTCATGTGGTTGTAGGAAGTATTTTCACTAATGCTGAACCTGATAGCCCTATCATGAGAAAACTAAGTGGAAACTAG